In a single window of the Entelurus aequoreus isolate RoL-2023_Sb linkage group LG16, RoL_Eaeq_v1.1, whole genome shotgun sequence genome:
- the LOC133631209 gene encoding fibronectin type III domain-containing protein 7-like, whose translation MTNNLTVSWDSDGDVDYFMVWVNEYMGGSSETFNTTSTESSTSNVICGNNYTVQVAAIKGDCQTSTSQTQSVLSAPCQPQGIRGSLDCVTNSAWISWNTALYADCYTVSAVGEDNSVANCTTYTNTTCEVEDLACGILYNFSVTAKNSQCGSQPSTAIDLQTAPCSLSGITAIPQCHNSSILVMWELAEGSEGNTVYTATAEARDHTYLSCNGTGTSCTLYGARCDFRYTVIVAASSDQCSSLRSPPYKISMEPCPPSEVNVTAYCEDHNALVSWSPSPVAATYHVVATAADGHMHACNASSTNCSLTGLHCDEQYQVYVTACHENCSSAASYNVTLNTGPCQPDDVSVTFHCSNQSAVLSWTPSDNAVDYHACAEAWSGQMLHCQSTYPTCTIQNLDCGVLYNFSVQASDGMCNSSFSDPVETGATPCPPDVVEVQHVTMYADVQLLRFNWTDISCADTEYMLALEGNLLGDDQAQFEVSSYWTNRTSFEIPLPCGSWYSATVESRNAAGSSDRSGPLNGTTVPCPPLNVMYSSDSITVVSWDPAVFATMYSVYMPTVSLTSQLCTTPGLSCSLPPGIPSADLLVTASNAAGESEGASVTAVNLLGRRKRDLTNSEGLTAPRIHVTLPKPGVVDTKWSRSDAATDYKLMIKQQQGGSEELTVVGEHIILTNLSPNSTYCLTVSAKNNTNMGPESEPACLQTR comes from the exons ATGACCAACAACTTGACAGTTTCTTGGGACTCCGACGGCGATGTTGACTACTTCATGGTGTGGGTAAATGAGTACATGGGAGGGAGCAGTGAGACCTTCAACACCACCAGCACAGAGAGTTCCACCAGTAACGTGATCTGTGGGAACAACTACACTGTCCAAGTCGCAGCCATCAAAGGGGACTGCCAGACCAGTACCAGTCAGACCCAGAGCGTCCTGTCAG CTCCATGCCAGCCTCAGGGCATCAGAGGAAGCCTGGACTGTGTGACGAATTCAGCATGGATCTCATGGAACACGGCCCTGTATGCTGACTGCTACACTGTGTCGGCAGTCGGGGAGGACAACAGCGTGGCCAACTGTACCACCTACACCAACACCACCTGTGAGGTGGAGGACCTGGCGTGTGGCATTCTGTACAACTTTAGTGTGACTGCAAAGAACAGCCAGTGTGGGAGTCAGCCTAGCACCGCCATTGACCTGCAGACtg CCCCCTGCTCCCTCTCTGGCATCACAGCCATCCCTCAGTGCCACAACTCATCCATCCTGGTCATGTGGGAGCTGGCGGAAGGCAGCGAGGGTAACACCGTGTACACCGCCACAGCCGAAGCCAGAGACCACACGTACTTGTCCTGCAATGGCACAGGGACCAGCTGCACCCTTTACGGGGCGCGATGTGACTTCCGCTACACCGTCATCGTCGCCGCTTCCTCAGACCAGTGCAGCAGTTTGAGAAGTCCGCCCTACAAGATTAGCATGG AACCGTGTCCACCTAGTGAGGTGAACGTCACCGCCTACTGCGAGGACCACAATGCACTGGTGTCATGGAGCCCCTCACCGGTCGCTGCAACCTATCACGTTGTTGCAACGGCAGCAGATGGACACATGCACGCCTGCAACGCCTCGTCCACCAACTGCAGCTTGACGGGACTCCACTGCGATGAGCAGTACCAAGTGTATGTGACAGCCTGCCATGAGAACTGCTCGAGTGCAGCCAGCTACAACGTAACACTCAACACAG GTCCCTGTCAGCCAGATGATGTCTCAGTGACCTTCCACTGCAGTAATCAGTCTGCAGTGCTCTCCTGGACCCCCAGTGACAATGCTGTGGACTACCATGCCTGTGCTGAGGCGTGGAGCGGACAAATGCTCCACTGCCAGAGCACGTACCCCACATGTACAATCCAGAATCTGGATTGCGGGGTCCTCTATAACTTCTCTGTCCAGGCTTCAGACGGCATGTGCAACAGCTCCTTCAGCGACCCCGTGGAGACGGGAGCAA CCCCTTGTCCTCCAGATGTTGTGGAGGTGCAGCATGTGACCATGTATGCGGACGTCCAGTTACTGAGGTTCAATTGGACGGACATAAGCTGTGCCGACACGGAGTACATGCTGGCTTTAGAAGGGAACCTGCTGGGAGACGACCAGGCCCAGTTTGAGGTGTCGTCCTATTGGACAAACAGGACTTCATTTGAGATCCCGCTTCCTTGCGGGTCGTGGTACTCGGCTACCGTGGAGAGCAGAAACGCAGCCGGAAGCAGTGACCGATCCGGGCCTCTTAACGGAACAACAG TCCCGTGTCCACCGTTGAACGTGATGTACAGTAGCGACTCCATCACTGTAGTTTCCTGGGACCCGGCAGTGTTTGCCACCATGTACTCTGTGTACATGCCAACCGTTTCGCTCACTTCCCAGCTGTGCACCACCCCAGGATTGTCCTGCTCGCTGCCCCCCGGCATCCCTTCTGCAGACCTGCTGGTCACAGCCAGCAATGCAGCCGGAGAAAGCGAAGGAGCGAGCGTCACAGCGG TGAATTTACTTGGGCGCAGGAAAAGAGACCTCACTAACAGTG AAGGCCTCACAGCACCGAGGATACACGTCACCTTGCCCAAGCCAGGTGTCGTCGACACAAAGTGGTCTCGTTCAGACGCTGCCACTGATTACAAACTGATGATCAAGCAGCAGCAGGGCGGTTCTGAGGAACTAACAGTGGTCGGAGAACACATCATCCTCACAAATCTGAGCCCCAACTCCACTTACTGCCTCACGGTGTCGGCCAAGAACAATACCAACATGGGACCCGAGTCAGAACCTGCGTGTTTGCAAACACGCTAG